The DNA window CGCGCCCGGGCACGGCGAAGTAGATCGACCAGAACGAGAAGACGATCAACAGGCCACCGGCCGCGATCGGCAACAGTTGGTCGAGCTGGTCGGCGCCGTCCACGGCGGACTGCAGCGCCACCGAGGCGGCGGCGATCGTCTCACCGAGCACGATGATGGTGAACAGGCCGTACCGCTCGGCGATGTGTCGGGGGTTCCACGGGGTGGGCCGCCCGCGTTCGGCGGCCGGAGGCACGCTGAGTTCGGCGGCGGCCATGGTGACGAACAGCCACGGCTTCACCGGCACCGGTACGGCGAGCGGCAGCAGCCAGCCGAACTGGCAGGCGACGATCCCGACGGCGTAGCGACGGGCCGTGCGCCGTGCCCGGTCGGTCTCGTTGCGGGCCGCCCGCAGCCACTGCATGCTCAGGGCGGCACGCATGATGGCGTAGCCGACGAAGACGAGGGTCCAGTTCTGGTCGTCGAAGGCGCGGGCAACACCGGCGGCGAGCACCAGCACCCCGGTCATCTGTGCGAAGGTCAGCAGCCGGTAGCCGATGTCGTCGGTGTCGTAGGCGGAGGCGAACCAGCTGAAGTTCATCCAGGCCCACCAGATGGCGAAGAACACCATCGCGTAGGCCACCACACCGTCGAGTGCGTGCCCGGTGGTGACGGCATGGGCGAGGCGGTCGCCGGCCTGCGCGACCGCCACGACGAACACCAGGTCGAACAGGAGTTCGAGCGGTGTGGCCGAGCGGTGTGGCTCGTCGCGCCGCCGGGGCGTCATGGGCCGGTGGACCCACCCCCCGCGACTGACCTCCAGATTCGACGACGAGGTGCTGCTCACCATGGCCCCTCTCGACGGCTGCGGCGCCGGCGACACCCGAGCGTGCCGGCCGGTGGGACGCGGTCCTTGCCCGGCGCGAGAAGGCCGATCCGGTCGCCGATCGTGGAGGAGTCTTGACCCGGCGGATGGGCAGCGCGAGCCACTGCCGGTCGGAGGACGTCACGGCGGGCCGACCGCCGCGCTGGGCACCGACCTGCCACCAATCGGCAGTCGATCCGCCGTCGGGCCGCGCAGCGCCTCCACCGCGCCGGCGACGTCGAGGCGGGTGGCTTCGGCGACGGCGAGGTCCCGCAGCGAGACCGCCGCCCCGGCGTCGCCGAACTGGAACGCGAGCTGGCTGCGATACCGGCCGGCGGCGTCCACCTTCGTCACCAGGTGATCGGCGATGTCGACAGCCACCTCGACGCCGGCCGGCACGCACCGCCAAGGGGTTGCCGCCCGTCGGCGGGCGACGTACGGCACGTCGCGCCACCAGAACGCGTCGGCGGCGATCCCGGCGACGGTCTCCGCGACGATCCGGTGGTCGACGTGGTCGCCGAGCGCCTGCGGCGCGAGGACGAGGTCGGCGTCCGCGAGGTAGGGCTCCAGCGCCGGCCCGAGCATCTCGACCGCCGGGTCGCCGCGGCGGACACCGGCGAACAGCGCGTCCGCGTCCGCGTACCCCCGGTGGGGTGCCTCGGCCAGCGGGAGGTGCACCGGGCGCACGCCGAGCACCGCGCAGGCGGTCCGGTCCTCGGCGCGGCGCAGGGCCATGTAGTCGACGTCGGCCGGCAGTCCCTTGTCGAGTTGGCAGGCCAGGGCGAACGCCGACGCGTCGGGAACGGTCGCGGTGAAGCAGGTGACGACCCGCACGGCCCACCCGGCCGCCACCAGCGCGGCGAGGGTGCCGCCGGCGGAGAAGACCGCGTCGTCCAGGTGCGGGCTGACCGCCACCGCACGTCCGGCGATCCGGCGCGCGTCGCCGGCGGCCATCGCGGCGGCGCGGCCATCGCGGCCGGTCACAGCAGGTGCGGGGCCGCGCGGAAGCGGCAGGTCGGGTCCACCGGCGGATCGGGGATCTCCGGCACGTCGCGGGACAGCTTGTCGTACCCGCTGACGATCTGGTCGGCGACGACCGGCCAGCTCCACCGCCGCTCGACGTCCCGGCGGGCCTGCGCGGCGAGCCGGCGGCGCAGCGCCGGGTCGTCGAGCAGCCGGCGGACGGCCCCGGCGA is part of the Micromonospora sp. WMMD980 genome and encodes:
- a CDS encoding PIG-L family deacetylase, with amino-acid sequence MTGRDGRAAAMAAGDARRIAGRAVAVSPHLDDAVFSAGGTLAALVAAGWAVRVVTCFTATVPDASAFALACQLDKGLPADVDYMALRRAEDRTACAVLGVRPVHLPLAEAPHRGYADADALFAGVRRGDPAVEMLGPALEPYLADADLVLAPQALGDHVDHRIVAETVAGIAADAFWWRDVPYVARRRAATPWRCVPAGVEVAVDIADHLVTKVDAAGRYRSQLAFQFGDAGAAVSLRDLAVAEATRLDVAGAVEALRGPTADRLPIGGRSVPSAAVGPP
- a CDS encoding low temperature requirement protein A, producing MTPRRRDEPHRSATPLELLFDLVFVVAVAQAGDRLAHAVTTGHALDGVVAYAMVFFAIWWAWMNFSWFASAYDTDDIGYRLLTFAQMTGVLVLAAGVARAFDDQNWTLVFVGYAIMRAALSMQWLRAARNETDRARRTARRYAVGIVACQFGWLLPLAVPVPVKPWLFVTMAAAELSVPPAAERGRPTPWNPRHIAERYGLFTIIVLGETIAAASVALQSAVDGADQLDQLLPIAAGGLLIVFSFWSIYFAVPGRDRLLDRRSGFNWGYGHYVVFASAAAVGAGLEAAFEHAVGRGTADVTAVAVAVTAPTAMFLLAVWLLQTRHYKRGRTEQLIAPTAAALTLAASFTGPLAVPLAGLVTAAAVVASVSVVSHRSHRRRHRH